A single genomic interval of Aureliella helgolandensis harbors:
- a CDS encoding glycogen/starch/alpha-glucan phosphorylase → MNPSLATLDELSTLGALGNLGTEVRRHLNYTLGHHVKNADQRYLYRALALAVRDRLVGQWLETQTRMADKASRKVFYLSLEFLIGRSLCNSVHNLDLTDDARAAMHEYGKGLEETAENELDAGLGNGGLGRLAACFLDSCANLQLPVLGYGIRYEYGMFHQRLENGRQVEDPDHWLRDGNPWEIERPEDTRRVRFYGRSELYYDADGVHHSRWVDTHDVVAVPFDMPIPGFRNKTVNTLRLWKSTATDAFDLGEFNAGGYSEAVAAKNMAEQITMVLYPNDASENGKELRLKQQYFLVSASLQDAIANWKQNNGKDLTKFGKENCFQLNDTHPACAVPELMRILMDEHQMSWEEAWDVASCSMAYTNHTLLPEALERWSVALFSRLLPRLTEIIFEINRRFLKEVEAHWPGDADMKRRLSIIEEGDNPHIRMAYLSIIGCFSVNGVAALHTELLKSGLFADFYELWPEKFNNKTNGVTQRRWLAHCNPGLRKLITEAIGDSWEADLSSIEQLKPLAKDASFRKKWAAVKAENKRRLADYVFENTGVQFSANAIYDVQVKRIHEYKRQLLNLLHVVHLYDRICRGDSEGMIPRCVLVGGKAAPGYFIAKLIVKLINNVANVVNNDERVGDLLKVVFFPNYRVSAMEIICPGTELSEQISTAGKEASGTGNMKFMMNGALTIGTLDGANIEIREKAGAENFFLFGLDAAEVPVTRQNYNPNELIAADSDIRRVMEMLEGGVFNVGEPGIFDVLLSGLRNPQDQWLTIADFRSFIDAQQAVNEAYKDQEHWNEMSILNSASSGWFSSDRTIAQYADEIWNVQPVPHA, encoded by the coding sequence ATGAATCCTTCACTTGCAACTCTAGACGAACTCTCCACACTCGGCGCACTGGGAAATCTGGGGACTGAGGTTCGCCGCCATTTGAACTATACGCTGGGGCACCACGTCAAGAACGCGGATCAGCGCTATTTGTATCGCGCGTTGGCGTTAGCGGTCCGCGATCGCTTGGTTGGCCAGTGGCTGGAGACGCAAACGCGAATGGCTGATAAGGCCAGCCGCAAGGTTTTTTACCTTTCCTTGGAGTTCTTGATCGGACGCTCCTTGTGCAATTCGGTGCATAACCTTGATCTGACAGACGATGCTCGTGCGGCGATGCACGAATATGGCAAGGGGCTTGAAGAAACTGCTGAAAATGAATTGGATGCAGGTCTGGGCAACGGTGGTCTCGGGCGATTGGCCGCATGCTTCCTAGATAGCTGTGCAAATCTCCAATTGCCCGTTTTGGGCTACGGAATACGGTACGAGTATGGAATGTTCCATCAACGCCTAGAGAACGGTCGTCAAGTCGAAGATCCGGATCACTGGTTGCGTGATGGCAATCCCTGGGAAATTGAGCGTCCAGAAGATACGCGGCGCGTGCGATTCTACGGTCGATCGGAGCTGTACTACGATGCCGATGGAGTGCACCACAGCCGATGGGTTGATACTCATGACGTGGTTGCGGTCCCGTTTGACATGCCCATTCCAGGCTTCCGAAACAAGACTGTCAATACGTTGCGTCTGTGGAAGTCGACCGCCACCGATGCCTTTGATTTGGGCGAGTTCAACGCTGGTGGCTATTCAGAAGCCGTGGCTGCCAAGAATATGGCTGAGCAGATCACAATGGTGCTCTACCCCAACGATGCTAGCGAGAATGGTAAGGAACTGCGCCTCAAGCAGCAGTATTTCCTGGTCTCGGCCAGCTTGCAGGACGCCATAGCAAACTGGAAGCAAAACAATGGCAAGGATCTGACGAAGTTTGGTAAGGAAAATTGTTTCCAGCTCAATGACACGCACCCAGCTTGTGCAGTTCCTGAGCTCATGCGAATCTTAATGGATGAGCATCAGATGAGCTGGGAGGAGGCTTGGGATGTTGCCAGTTGCTCCATGGCCTACACCAACCATACCCTTCTGCCTGAGGCCCTCGAGCGTTGGTCGGTAGCGCTCTTCAGCCGTTTGCTTCCTCGATTGACTGAAATCATCTTCGAGATCAATCGTCGCTTTTTGAAGGAGGTCGAGGCGCATTGGCCAGGCGATGCCGATATGAAGCGACGCTTGTCGATCATTGAGGAAGGGGACAATCCGCACATTCGCATGGCCTACCTGTCCATTATCGGCTGCTTCTCGGTCAATGGTGTGGCCGCCCTGCACACTGAACTTCTAAAGAGTGGCCTATTTGCCGATTTCTATGAGCTGTGGCCGGAGAAATTCAACAATAAGACCAACGGCGTGACGCAGCGGCGGTGGTTAGCGCACTGCAATCCTGGCCTACGCAAGCTCATCACAGAAGCGATTGGTGACAGTTGGGAGGCCGATCTGAGCTCCATTGAGCAGCTTAAGCCGCTCGCGAAGGACGCTAGCTTCCGCAAAAAGTGGGCTGCAGTGAAGGCGGAAAACAAGCGTCGTCTTGCCGATTACGTGTTTGAAAACACGGGTGTGCAGTTCTCGGCCAACGCGATTTACGATGTGCAGGTTAAGCGGATCCACGAATACAAGCGACAGTTGCTCAACTTGCTCCACGTGGTGCATCTCTACGATCGCATCTGCCGTGGAGACAGCGAGGGTATGATTCCACGCTGCGTGCTCGTCGGTGGCAAGGCGGCCCCTGGTTATTTTATCGCGAAATTGATTGTCAAGCTGATCAATAACGTCGCCAATGTCGTCAACAATGACGAGCGGGTCGGCGACTTGTTGAAAGTGGTCTTCTTCCCGAACTACCGCGTGTCGGCCATGGAAATCATTTGTCCCGGTACCGAACTCTCGGAGCAGATCTCGACCGCTGGAAAAGAAGCGTCGGGTACTGGCAACATGAAGTTCATGATGAATGGAGCTCTCACGATTGGTACCCTTGATGGAGCCAATATTGAAATTCGTGAAAAGGCAGGAGCCGAGAACTTCTTCCTCTTCGGACTCGATGCGGCGGAAGTCCCGGTAACGCGTCAAAATTACAACCCCAATGAGTTGATTGCTGCGGATTCCGACATTCGCCGTGTGATGGAAATGTTGGAAGGGGGAGTGTTCAACGTGGGTGAGCCTGGTATTTTTGATGTGCTCTTGAGTGGTCTACGGAACCCACAAGACCAGTGGCTGACGATCGCTGATTTCCGCAGTTTCATCGACGCACAGCAAGCAGTGAATGAAGCTTACAAGGACCAAGAGCACTGGAATGAAATGAGTATCCTCAATTCAGCCAGTAGCGGTTGGTTCTCCAGTGATCGAACCATTGCCCAGTACGCAGACGAAATTTGGAATGTTCAACCCGTGCCCCACGCCTAA
- a CDS encoding DinB family protein encodes MQAPQAIRQALDMSLMICMSYLQDLDDQDLLQRPHPDCNHINWQIGHLVLSEAEALCKLDSQQFFDFLPEHSAMYGRHSQKIDHAESFCTKHELNSRAKIVREALLQLLEQHTDLNAESGVDYAPTVGALLNVQAAHWLMHAGQWVVVRRQLGKPIIL; translated from the coding sequence ATGCAAGCCCCGCAAGCGATTCGACAAGCCCTCGACATGTCGCTCATGATTTGCATGAGCTACCTCCAGGACCTAGATGACCAAGATCTGCTGCAGCGTCCCCACCCCGATTGCAATCATATCAATTGGCAAATCGGTCATCTCGTCCTTTCGGAAGCGGAGGCCCTTTGCAAACTCGACTCGCAACAGTTCTTTGATTTCCTGCCCGAGCACTCTGCGATGTACGGTCGGCATTCGCAAAAGATCGATCATGCGGAAAGCTTCTGCACCAAGCATGAGCTCAACTCTCGAGCTAAGATCGTGCGAGAAGCATTGCTACAGCTGCTAGAACAGCACACTGATTTGAATGCAGAGTCAGGTGTTGACTATGCGCCGACAGTTGGAGCTCTTCTAAATGTTCAGGCAGCCCACTGGTTAATGCATGCAGGGCAATGGGTGGTGGTCAGACGCCAATTGGGGAAACCCATCATTCTCTGA
- a CDS encoding thymidine phosphorylase — MLPTTIIGKKRDGQILTADEIQFMVAGLVDGSIADYQVAAWAMAILCRGMNTRETAALTDCMLSSGQTLPRCSDKPRVDKHSTGGLGDKVSLILAPLLACFDVDVPMLSGRGLGITGGTLDKLESYPGYRCDLSEVEISQQLQALGCVITGTTPHIAPADRQLYQLRDVTATVPSIALITSSIMCKKLAESLDALVLDVKFGSAAFMQQLSSAQELATSLTQTGERLGLPTRAILSDMNQPLGQMVGNACEANEAVEVLQGGGPSDVRALTLRLGGELLCAAGLHAHLENAIAELAQELDSGRPLARFAAMVEHQRGAFRERLPLAASSVFAAPHSGWLRGVDGQGLGQIVIELGGGRRKLGDHIEHSVGLKVLARVGDQVQPGQPLAVVYALDATSSAEAHRRLHQVWDWSDSSVAPLPLFAPASPPKSTSPP; from the coding sequence ATGCTTCCCACCACAATCATTGGAAAAAAACGCGACGGACAAATTTTGACCGCGGACGAGATACAGTTCATGGTCGCCGGATTAGTCGACGGCTCGATTGCCGATTACCAAGTCGCCGCTTGGGCCATGGCCATTCTCTGCCGCGGCATGAATACCCGAGAAACCGCCGCACTCACCGATTGCATGTTGTCGAGCGGTCAAACCTTGCCCAGATGCTCGGACAAACCGCGCGTCGACAAGCACTCCACCGGTGGCTTGGGCGACAAAGTATCGCTGATTCTAGCCCCACTATTGGCGTGCTTTGACGTGGATGTCCCAATGCTGAGTGGCCGGGGCTTGGGAATCACCGGTGGCACGCTCGACAAACTCGAATCGTACCCCGGCTACCGCTGCGATCTTTCCGAAGTGGAGATCTCCCAACAACTGCAGGCGTTGGGGTGTGTGATCACGGGCACGACTCCGCACATCGCCCCGGCCGATCGCCAGCTGTATCAATTGCGCGATGTAACCGCCACCGTTCCTTCGATCGCCTTGATCACCAGCAGCATCATGTGCAAGAAGTTGGCGGAATCGCTGGACGCGCTGGTGCTGGACGTAAAGTTCGGCTCGGCTGCTTTCATGCAACAGCTCAGCTCGGCTCAAGAGCTCGCTACCAGCCTAACGCAAACTGGCGAACGCCTCGGTCTGCCCACCCGGGCCATCCTCAGCGATATGAATCAACCGTTGGGTCAAATGGTAGGCAACGCGTGTGAAGCCAATGAAGCGGTCGAAGTACTTCAAGGCGGTGGACCTAGCGATGTCCGCGCGCTGACGTTGCGGTTGGGTGGCGAACTGCTGTGCGCGGCCGGATTGCACGCCCACCTCGAGAATGCAATTGCAGAGCTAGCCCAAGAATTGGATTCCGGGCGGCCCTTAGCAAGATTCGCAGCCATGGTCGAGCACCAGCGTGGTGCATTCCGAGAGCGACTCCCACTGGCGGCGTCATCAGTGTTCGCAGCTCCTCACAGCGGTTGGCTACGCGGAGTTGACGGTCAGGGCTTGGGGCAAATTGTGATTGAATTGGGCGGGGGCCGACGCAAGTTGGGCGACCACATCGAGCACAGCGTTGGCTTGAAAGTGCTAGCTCGCGTAGGCGACCAGGTACAACCAGGTCAACCGCTAGCGGTGGTCTACGCGCTCGACGCCACCTCCTCCGCAGAGGCTCACCGGCGGCTGCATCAGGTGTGGGATTGGTCAGACTCGTCCGTTGCCCCCCTGCCGCTATTTGCCCCAGCCAGTCCCCCTAAATCCACCTCTCCCCCCTAA
- a CDS encoding PEP-CTERM sorting domain-containing protein (PEP-CTERM proteins occur, often in large numbers, in the proteomes of bacteria that also encode an exosortase, a predicted intramembrane cysteine proteinase. The presence of a PEP-CTERM domain at a protein's C-terminus predicts cleavage within the sorting domain, followed by covalent anchoring to some some component of the (usually Gram-negative) cell surface. Many PEP-CTERM proteins exhibit an unusual sequence composition that includes large numbers of potential glycosylation sites. Expression of one such protein has been shown restore the ability of a bacterium to form floc, a type of biofilm.), protein MMRVIQRVACVAVLVAAAGHVQAGIIVVDPDGFASGTSLTYAFTGVTITRGSGATDITSALGSTGTQQFSLNGRTGFFNSLPNPPSATLVDTLAASRSSSSILRFDFSTPTDFVSIDLIPNDSLDPGSIAAFDSAGNQIGFDSFGGQNLRATRNTLSVSGGGITTLLAAGDNLGNTLEIDTLTYSSTAAVPEPSTLALFGIGAGVAGIGATRRRRREWVNG, encoded by the coding sequence ATGATGCGGGTGATTCAACGAGTGGCGTGCGTGGCGGTGCTGGTCGCTGCTGCGGGGCATGTGCAGGCGGGAATTATTGTCGTTGATCCAGATGGGTTTGCATCTGGGACGAGTCTGACATACGCTTTCACCGGTGTAACGATTACTAGGGGCAGTGGAGCCACTGACATTACGTCAGCCTTGGGTTCGACAGGGACTCAGCAGTTCTCACTCAACGGACGTACTGGATTTTTCAACAGCCTTCCGAACCCACCGTCGGCGACATTGGTTGATACTCTAGCTGCTTCAAGGAGCTCCTCATCAATTCTTCGTTTCGATTTTAGTACTCCGACCGATTTCGTATCCATTGACTTAATTCCTAACGATAGTTTGGATCCCGGTTCAATTGCTGCATTCGATAGCGCTGGAAACCAGATTGGCTTTGACTCGTTCGGTGGACAGAATCTGCGTGCGACGAGGAATACCCTCAGCGTATCAGGCGGAGGCATCACGACCCTGCTTGCAGCCGGCGACAATCTTGGAAACACCCTTGAGATAGACACACTCACGTACAGCTCTACGGCCGCTGTCCCCGAACCCTCCACCCTCGCCTTGTTCGGCATTGGTGCAGGTGTAGCTGGAATCGGTGCCACTCGTCGCCGTCGGCGTGAATGGGTGAATGGGTGA
- a CDS encoding SPFH domain-containing protein, which yields MHQEKKFRPMAGWIPLFLCLMSKLFAVGLFFWTVSLADSRPTGITTLCLLLAAVCMLGGFIGLFGLIAVAPNQGRVLLLFGNYKGSVVESGFYWVNPFYTKSKISLRIRNFETGATTTPETKDAAGKVLTEKRRSHGRPSKVNDRDGNPVEISAVVVWKVVNTAEALFEVDDYEDYVGVQSEAALRSLASRYPYDSEDHEVSLRGSTQEISDQLGKDIQERLDRAGIEIVESRISHLAYAQEIAAAMLQRQQAQAVVAARTKIVEGAVGMVQMALEHLAKDNIVELDNERRAAMVQNLLVVLCSDRHTQPVINTGAS from the coding sequence ATGCACCAAGAAAAGAAGTTTCGCCCGATGGCGGGTTGGATCCCATTGTTTCTTTGTCTGATGTCGAAGCTGTTTGCGGTTGGGCTGTTTTTCTGGACGGTCTCGCTTGCGGATAGTCGTCCGACTGGAATCACGACGCTCTGCCTGCTGCTCGCTGCTGTCTGCATGCTCGGAGGCTTCATTGGCTTGTTCGGTTTGATTGCCGTCGCTCCTAACCAAGGCCGCGTTCTCCTACTGTTCGGAAATTACAAAGGCAGCGTTGTCGAATCGGGGTTCTATTGGGTAAACCCGTTTTACACCAAGTCCAAAATATCGTTGCGAATTCGCAATTTCGAAACGGGGGCCACTACGACTCCTGAAACGAAGGATGCCGCTGGTAAAGTCCTCACTGAGAAGCGGAGATCGCATGGGCGTCCTTCTAAGGTGAACGACCGAGATGGGAACCCTGTGGAGATTTCTGCAGTGGTGGTTTGGAAAGTGGTCAACACCGCAGAGGCGCTGTTCGAGGTCGACGACTATGAGGATTACGTGGGCGTTCAGAGTGAAGCGGCGCTACGCAGCTTGGCCTCGCGGTATCCTTATGACAGTGAAGACCACGAGGTTTCCTTGCGGGGGAGTACCCAGGAAATTTCCGATCAGCTCGGCAAGGATATCCAGGAGCGACTCGACCGAGCGGGGATTGAAATCGTCGAATCACGCATTAGTCATCTAGCGTATGCTCAAGAAATTGCGGCAGCCATGTTGCAGCGTCAGCAGGCACAGGCGGTGGTTGCAGCTCGTACTAAAATTGTCGAAGGCGCGGTGGGAATGGTGCAAATGGCACTCGAACACCTCGCCAAAGACAATATTGTCGAGCTGGACAATGAACGAAGGGCTGCGATGGTTCAGAACCTGCTCGTCGTACTCTGCTCCGATCGACATACGCAGCCAGTGATCAATACTGGCGCGTCCTAA
- a CDS encoding BBP7 family outer membrane beta-barrel protein yields MLQRLIASVVMIFSLMASMPVMGQSYQGASSARRPQAAPRTGVPSRWQGKPSESRPSRRPVTTASHVSADYVVEGDIIADGGDYYDSGCSSCGGGGCSTCTSGGGQLGEGYCDSCNVPNRFCICFPAHGWVQAEYLNWSQDGMNLPALVSTSPDGTARANAGVLGNTGSILYGGSNNYQDDDRSGFRIRFGFWLSSFPGLGVEGEYVGLGEETESYYRNSAGSPILARPFFNVQDGQNDSELVAFPGVLNGNIGITTTSEFNGAAFRFRRQLCCSNGCAYSPLVCQTVPTSSRWDATLGYRFWQLDESLTATENLRTTGTGTTDTFAITDRFETLNQFNGVELGVLWQGRRGMWSLDGLMRLGIGNVKQTVNITGSSLINEGGVSTAYNSGFLAQRSNIAGYSQENFTMVPELGATLGYQMTRRLRVTAGYSAIYWGSVVRPGDQVDLDVNPLLLPPEQATPVVANGALRPQFQFVETDYWVQGLSFGADFRW; encoded by the coding sequence GTGTTACAGCGACTTATTGCCTCAGTTGTAATGATTTTCAGTCTGATGGCTTCGATGCCCGTCATGGGCCAGAGCTATCAAGGTGCGAGCTCTGCTCGTCGACCTCAAGCTGCTCCACGAACGGGAGTTCCAAGCCGGTGGCAGGGAAAACCGAGCGAATCGCGTCCCAGTCGACGTCCCGTGACCACGGCCAGCCATGTATCTGCCGACTACGTGGTGGAAGGCGACATCATCGCTGACGGCGGCGACTACTACGACAGTGGCTGCAGCAGTTGTGGCGGGGGAGGTTGCAGTACTTGCACCTCCGGCGGCGGCCAACTCGGCGAGGGATATTGCGACTCGTGCAATGTCCCCAACCGCTTCTGCATCTGTTTCCCAGCTCACGGTTGGGTTCAGGCTGAATACCTCAACTGGTCACAAGACGGCATGAATCTTCCCGCCCTGGTTTCCACCAGCCCTGATGGAACAGCGCGAGCCAATGCTGGCGTGTTGGGCAACACGGGGTCGATTCTTTACGGTGGCAGCAACAATTACCAAGACGACGACCGCTCTGGCTTCCGCATCCGCTTCGGATTTTGGTTGTCATCCTTCCCTGGTCTGGGCGTAGAGGGAGAATACGTAGGACTTGGCGAAGAAACGGAAAGTTACTACCGCAATTCCGCTGGCAGCCCGATCCTGGCCCGTCCGTTCTTCAACGTCCAAGACGGTCAGAACGACTCCGAATTGGTTGCTTTCCCCGGCGTATTGAATGGCAACATTGGGATTACAACGACTAGCGAATTCAACGGAGCCGCCTTTCGATTCCGTCGCCAACTGTGCTGTTCCAATGGTTGTGCGTACTCCCCACTCGTTTGTCAGACCGTGCCAACCTCCTCTCGCTGGGATGCAACCTTGGGCTATCGCTTCTGGCAACTCGATGAATCGCTCACAGCTACAGAGAATCTAAGGACTACCGGCACCGGTACCACCGACACGTTCGCCATCACCGACCGTTTCGAGACCTTGAATCAGTTCAATGGAGTTGAGCTCGGAGTACTATGGCAAGGCCGCCGCGGCATGTGGTCGTTGGATGGACTGATGCGGTTGGGAATTGGTAACGTCAAGCAGACGGTCAACATCACCGGATCTTCACTCATCAATGAAGGCGGAGTCAGCACAGCTTACAACAGTGGTTTTCTGGCACAACGCAGCAACATTGCAGGCTACTCCCAGGAAAACTTTACGATGGTGCCCGAGCTGGGTGCGACCTTGGGATACCAGATGACCCGCCGCCTCCGCGTCACCGCAGGCTACTCGGCCATCTATTGGGGAAGTGTCGTGCGACCAGGCGATCAAGTTGACCTAGACGTCAACCCTTTACTACTTCCGCCCGAACAAGCCACTCCTGTGGTAGCAAATGGTGCACTCCGACCTCAGTTTCAATTCGTAGAAACCGATTATTGGGTACAAGGTCTGAGCTTCGGTGCCGACTTCCGCTGGTAA